A region of the Apium graveolens cultivar Ventura chromosome 6, ASM990537v1, whole genome shotgun sequence genome:
caagtgttgtccataaataccttcatgcacttcctcaagagccaagcgtgcctcatcgggcctgagacaccttaagtaaggaaccacgaaagatcttttatacagaatcccatctatcaaagagtaccttaatgctcgaacagttaactttcgtgcttcagttgcatcacttggcaaccatccggtttgaatgtgagccttaatgggatcgatccatgacgtccccaggcctatgggagccacaagcttaacatctatgcttcgcgtctttaaaacacggaagtatacacttcctgaactttcttctatctcagatgaagcaaactttgatagcgcatctgccttaacattttcttcccttggaatgtgttcaacatgacattcattaaattgggtcatcacagctcttactaggcggacatacttagccatcgtatcatcccttgcctcaaattctccctttacctgggatatgatcagcttcgaatctccacggacctttaaatttttgactctaagtgtcccagctagaccaaggccagctatcagggcttcatattctgcctcattatttgtggttgggaagtctagcttcatagcatactcaattaagaacccatcagggctttgcaaaaccaatcctgctccactggagtttgtttttgatgctccatcaaaatagagaacccaatactctttatcatccttctctttgctttcattatcaactcccttgtcttgaggtatggtatcttcctgccccccgacttcttggttgggtatggtacattccaccacgaagtcagctagtgcctgggcttttatcgccgtacgtggcttatacttgagatcgaactctcccagctctattgcccacttaatcaatctcccacttgccttgggactgtgaatgatgtttctcaggggctgattcgttagcacctcaatctggtgagcctgaaaataaggacgcagctttctcgaagccattaccaaggctagagcgaatttctcaatagttgaataattcaactcagcaccatgcaaaattttgctgacatagtatacgggtttctggactttcagttcctccttaaccaacaccgcgctcaaggcgctctctgaaacagccaagtacagaaataaaacttcattcagaactggcttggccaacaacggggcctggcccatatacttctttaactcttcaaatgccttctgattttcctcactccatacaaagtctttgatgttctttagtgacttgaagaatgataagcacttgtctcctgacttggagatgaatcgtcctagcgcagcaacccttcccgtgagcttctgaacatccttgacagtttttgggggttccatgtccaggattgcctttattttatcggggttagcctcaattcccctctttgagaccatcaatcccaagaattttccagatcctactcgGAAAGCACACTTCgcaggattcaacatcatcttgtggtacctcaggacctcaaaagcttccctcaaatgggttatgtgatcggtctttactagactcttgactaacatgtcatcaacatagacttccatagtcttaccaataagatccttaaaaattttgtttaccaacctttgataggtggctcctgcattcttgagaccaaacgccataacaagataacaataaacaccaaagtcagtgataaatgatacctttggaatgtcatccttatgcattttgatctggttgtatccgctaaatccatccatgaaactcagcatctcatgtccagcagtggcatcaatcaaagtatcaatcctaggcagcggaaaacagtctttggggcatgcatcattcagatcagtgaagtctatacacatcctccactttccattagccttcttcaccattacagggttggctaaccactccggaaattggatctcctctatgaaaccagcctctaagagcttttctacttcctgttttatagcctcttgtctttccggggcaaaatttcttttcttttgtttcactgtcttccggcttggatccacgtttagcttgtgagtaattaactccgggtctatgcctggcatatcagctgctgaccatgcaaacacatcactattttcttgcaaaaatttcaccaacttccctctaaagggctcctctaatgtggctccaatgaaagtcttCCTCTCAGGATCCTTGGGGTCTAAAGGGACCGAAACCAGGTCTTcagctggctttcctctcttctcgtcattttctcgaacatccatatcttcaataggaagaacttGTCCCCCGACTCCGTccgccctcaaagaggccacataacagcttctagccattttttgatctcctctctcttctccaatcccatttcgggtgggaaacttcatgactgaatcgtaggaagaggggactgccttgaaggcatgtatccctgtcctccccatgatagcattataagttgaactagcctttaccaccacgaaatccagcatctgcgttgcttgccttggctccgtacctatggtggttggcaacttgattatcccttccacaggacattctactccaacaaatccatatatcggcatgtcggttggtgttaactgggagtcgttataccccatccttagaaaggtgtcgtggagcaagatatccacagaagcaccattatccacaaggaccctcttaaccgggctatttcctattattggtgttatgaccagcgggtcgtcatggggaaacttcacaccctctaggtcggaatcatcaaaagccaatgttacttctgtcctggccctcttcggggcttctccaacaatatgcataacctctctagtatatgcctttctggaatttttggacaatccagcagcagttggacctccaaagatcgtgtttatcacaggccctcgaggtctcggccctccataaatggtgtttataactggtcctctaggctgggggtttcgcccctgatcgtcttggtccctcctacgatcttcaaagttcttccttccattattatttctgtcccctccttctccagtatacttgttcaatcttccttttcgaatcaaaaactcaatttcatctttcaattgcctacactcatcggtgtcatggccaacatctttgtgaaacctgcaatacttgcccttatctagcttggcgggatcagccttcaagggcttaggccagcgaatatctctgtctttctcaatctccatcaaaatctgacttctgggagcattcagcttagcatattcagtgaacttttgcccaggtcctcccttcttgggggttgaatcagggttttgttcggttctaggatatttgtccttagcgatatactccaaatcagtttttcgtttcttgcctccagtgggctcattacttactacggtcttcctcatactttcttcaaccttgatatacttccctgccctctcttggagctgcaacatgctctcagggggtcgtttggccaaagacatcttgaaaaactcatccctagttccttgttgcagtgctatcatggctaccttatcatcaaggtctgggacttttaaagcctcctttgtaaaacgattcaggtaatctcttaaggattccttagctccctgcacaagactcataagagatgctgaacttttctcatggactcttccactgatgaattgcttaataaaagcctgacttaattctctgaatgatccaatagaatttgggggtaggcgactgtaccatctttgagccatacccgacagggtttgagggaaggcccgacattttatagcatcgttcacgggttgcagcagcagtgcattagagaatgtcctaacatgattagcggggtctcccgtgccatcataggctttgatagtgggcatcttgaatttccttgagatatgggcattcattatctcttctgtgaagggtggagttggatcatcaggatctccaaggggaaggagatttcttggatcagttcttgggacagcagcccttcttcttaccggaccatccaggtctatgatgggaggaggatttctccccctaggaggtatgtggggtctggtggcttggtgagcctccaaatcacgcctcagcctttggatttcagcctcatgagccctgagcttttcctgcacttcttggggattcgcccctggggtgctttgggggcgttgccttccatcggccattggctcttttccaggacgcctccttctcggggccacttcatcatccgaagattcggagtctctctcagtgtatggaccagaaaattcccgatcctcagggataggatccaaacctcgtatataggggggcgaccgccctcgtgcttcacttcgcccagcatatccgcttcctccaacctcagggtgaaggggcatcccataaggggggttagtagtaacaatagttgaatattcatacccgacgggtcgagaattcacaggtatatgtatttgttgaacttgaggattcgtaccttgaatagtcgggggagttgtcccttgtggctgaggatgagttgcccctgtctgtccccctgagtagatgcataagttgaatggggaggaacctccacggttgatgaaatcacctgggttgtctctaatggtgttccttcctctagagctccaattgttctccgtgttctcgccatggttgttgttgtgattcccacagacggcgccaaatgttgtggataaaaaactgaggttattatttgctgtatttactACTAAGATTcgagagctcaaggcctttaatggctgctctcgtgcttcgtggctcaatctgcctttacgagatgcctacgtatctctgtgaattagagaatcaagccaaaaaacgtagttctgattggtgggggtgagaccccttatatagatgttgggagtccttgaattggacttggtataggagacttggtgggtaagtctcataattagaatggactttggagtcctagatagtaggaaactgattccttatccttttaggtccccttgaggcttatctataaggatttatatccttatcaggactcttctcaatagctgatttttcccttattaattaattacgaaattaattaataattagggtttttgggccttttttattccaccaggcctgatctggtccatcaggcttaacctttctggtctgaatatcatacatcttcttattggacctagcagcccattaattataaaatcaggacttatttatccctacTAGTCTTTAAAGATCAAGTTTTAATTTTCTTTGCGTAATTTATTCAAAAGATTTTTTGCACTTAGGAATTTAGCAAATTTCAGCGTAGTGTTGTGTGTGGATATATTTTTGCTCTTGGAATTTAGGAATGAAGGAATATATGTTTGGTGAATCCACTTTTTCAATTTAATAAAAGATTAATGCTAGAGTTACAAAAGAAAGTTACAAAAAATTGTCATAAAATAATATAACATGATGATGTGACATAATGAAAAAATTCAATTGGTAACTGCAGGGGACCATTTATATTTAGTGAACCAACATATGACATGTGTCTTTATAACTATTTTAATAACTTATTTTGTACATCTAACATTTTCCTTGATAAAATCACTTGACTGAAAGAGCTGGGAAATAAAATAATTCCACTTGTTCAGAATGTGCGGGCAGTTTAGTAGCTTGATTATCACATTTAATCAGTGCACGAGGAAGATTAACAAATCTTATTTTCAACAAATACCAACACCAAAGTTAATGTTGCAGGGAGTCTGTAACAAAGCTTGAACTAGGGCGGATTTAGTAAGAGACATATGGGACCCCACTGTCCCTAACTAAAATTTATATGGTCAACATGGAAAAACAAAAGTAATCACACATTTTTCATTATAAGGTCCTCATGTACAGGAAATTGTACAAACACTTGCAATCAGCAATGGTGCCAAAATGATAGCCATACAGACAGATAGTAGATTACAGGTCAATCTGATTGCTCATTGACAAGAAGTTCAAGTACTCCCAACGAATTTTATATGTGCACTATTTACATGTATTTCGAAACTTGTATAAAATAtgatttcataatattttttgtaattttttttatgaataaaagtttaaacataaaatttttattcaggaatttttttttaaaaaaaatattgtggaattatattttaaatgaatattaaaaaacgtgtcaaaaattaaaatataGAATTTAATAGGACAGAGGGAGGGAGTACTAATGAGCAAGAAAATCGCCAACAATAATAGCTTTAAGAGCATCATCAGCAACAATTTTATACATAGTTTCTGTAGGATGAACCACATCCCAGTAAATATATTTTGTTGGGTCAGCACAAGTAGACATGCCTTTGCATGAATCCCCAAACTCCACTGTTCCTGTTCCACAACATCCCTTTGCAGTTTCCTTAAAACCTGAAATTTTAGAACATTTTATGAACAAAATACACATTTCAAGAAACGATGTATAAGAAACTGTCGTGACATATACAGGGTCGCGTTCTATGAAGAACGGTTTTAGCCTAAACAACTCTATTCTCACGTGTTTTCATGCTAATATGTGTTGTCACCTGAATACCAACATTGTTCTAACATGTCTTCACTCACCTGAGCGCGAACATATTCATGTTTTTTGCATGTCTGTGTGGATGTACATAAATTTTGAACTTATAAAGGTAGTACTAACCATATTGATCTGGTTTCTGAACTGCGCTCATAATAGAACCATATATGTCAATGTAGGCAGTTCTTATGGACAAGGATTTGCTCAAGTCAGCCAATTTCTGTTTAATCAAGGAATTGAATGCTATAGCAACGCTGTCGAGAGGTCCATCACATTTGTTATCGTCGTCTCGTATCATTTCAACCAATGGAAAGCAACCTAATGGAGGGACGCCAACTACAGCAACTCTCCTAGCTCCAGTGCGGTGCATTTTCTGCATACAAAAGTTGAAGTCTCAAGCAATTTGATAATTATAGATTTGGATTAGTTAGTTTGGAATTTGGATCATTTACGTCTGCAGGGCCACGGAAGTTCCTTCCCGGCCCCAAGTCATTAcattctcacttgtcattgagTACTAACTTTTCGATGTAAATATATATGATGCTGGTCTGGTGTATGTACGGCATACATCAATCGGTAGCTGGGTACTAACTATGACAAACCCCAATTTTAGTTAGAAAAAACAATTTGAAGTTAATGTGATAGTTGCATAAGCACATTTCTGCATTATCAAGATAAAATTTTCTTGAATTATAAACTGTATGCATTTGAGAGAGTGGGGAGATTACCGAAACAGCAAGTGCCATGCGAGAAATTAAGAAATTCTGGTACTGCGCCACAGTGAACTGCTTTGCTCGATCGATTTCTTCAAAGTAGTTTTGGATGAAATCATTTGTGCCGAAACTCAAGATATATATAGCATTTCTCAGAGTTTCTTGTGCCTTCACTTTCCCTATGTGTTGACTCAAGTGAATCTTGTAATGCATTAGATACTCCACTTGTTTGGTAATAGTTAACACACTCTGTTGATTAAACACAGCATAAATTGGCATTAGTTCTTATCAAACACAGATTTATCAGAACAGAGTCTAACAATGCTATGTTAAGAGTGGCAGTACTTACTGTAAGATTAGCTGTAAGGTCATCGTAACCAGAACCAGCTGATGCAAAACTCACACCATGCAGCATATCTTCCATCTCCAGCTGTGGTTCCAGAAATCCTCGAACTATATT
Encoded here:
- the LOC141663829 gene encoding GDSL esterase/lipase At5g45950-like gives rise to the protein MGMSMKLMCSKFMVAITLVLLQIMILPMQVAAIDELVRQVREQTAKSNTTCILVFGDSSVDPGNNNYIPTDNKGNFPPYGKNFDNGTSTGRFSNGKLATDFIAEAFGYRNIVRGFLEPQLEMEDMLHGVSFASAGSGYDDLTANLTSVLTITKQVEYLMHYKIHLSQHIGKVKAQETLRNAIYILSFGTNDFIQNYFEEIDRAKQFTVAQYQNFLISRMALAVSKMHRTGARRVAVVGVPPLGCFPLVEMIRDDDNKCDGPLDSVAIAFNSLIKQKLADLSKSLSIRTAYIDIYGSIMSAVQKPDQYGFKETAKGCCGTGTVEFGDSCKGMSTCADPTKYIYWDVVHPTETMYKIVADDALKAIIVGDFLAH